A single region of the Vicia villosa cultivar HV-30 ecotype Madison, WI linkage group LG4, Vvil1.0, whole genome shotgun sequence genome encodes:
- the LOC131599695 gene encoding ABA-responsive protein ABR17-like produces MGVFTFDDEFVSTVAPAKLYKALAKDADEIAPKVIKEAQGVEIIEGNGGPGTIKKISVLEDGKVDYVLHKLDAVDEANFGYNYSLVGGPGLHESLEKVTFETVIVAGSDGGSIVKITVKYHTKGDAVLSDAVRDETKTKGTGLIKAIEGYVLANPNY; encoded by the exons ATGGGTGTCtttacttttgatgatgaattTGTCTCAACCGTAGCACCAGCTAAACTCTACAAAGCTCTTGCAAAAGATGCTGACGAAATCGCCCCAAAGGTGATCAAGGAAGCACAAGGAGTCGAAATTATCGAGGGAAATGGAGGACCAGGAACCATCAAGAAGATATCCGTTCTTGAAG ATGGAAAAGTCGACTATGTGCTACACAAGCTTGATGCAGTTGATGAAGCAAACTTTGGTTACAACTACAGCTTAGTAGGAGGACCAGGGCTACATGAAAGTTTAGAGAAAGTAACATTCGAGACAGTTATTGTGGCTGGTTCTGATGGTGGATCCATCGTTAAGATAACTGTGAAATATCACACCAAAGGTGATGCAGTTCTATCTGATGCAGTTCGTGATGAAACTAAGACCAAAGGAACTGGACTCATCAAGGCTATTGAGGGTTACGTTTTGGCTAATCCTAATTATTGA